The Vespula pensylvanica isolate Volc-1 chromosome 22, ASM1446617v1, whole genome shotgun sequence sequence aataattgcacAAATAATCCTTCCATAATACTGTGCagtaataatgtttatataaagtCCTcctttatacattataatgcctttatataaatattctatatccAATTTTTCATATCATATAATTGTATCTgctttcgcttttcttttaactCTAAATTGCTAAAACAACATACaactgatataaaatattaatatttgatatgttATCATGTATGATACTATCATTAACTATGCTGATTTATGTCAAATTAATTCGCGTCTTATTTATTCAATAGTTAAACAAATCATATGTTTCaaacttatacatacatatattctttaatcaattatattgGTTTATAATTATAGTACTTACTATGCACACGCATGCATTGTGTTTTAATACAATGAAGGCATGACTATTAACTGGGATTATAGCTGATTACTACCAGCTAACTAACATGCTAACATAATAAACACCTCAATTAGGGAACAGGTAGCGCATACGGATATTTCTTCACCGCCTGGTTCACCAACGACATACCGACGTTTCAATAGTCGCGAAGAAAATGTCTTCTCCAGACTTACTGCGAGTAGGCAACCAATGTCTGTAGATCCACAGCCTATGAAAGGAATAATTTCCCAATATCAGGGAAAGGTACTTAGATTAATTGAATGAAAGTTatcataaatcatataaatattattcaaaatttatcatatattttaggCTCAACCTCGAGCAGTTCTGCAATGTTCTCATATAGCAGAAGGGCATAGTAAAGCTGTTTTGACTATTTATGCAACTACGGATTTACTTTTTAGTGGATCGAAaggtgaatatatatatatatatatatatatatatatatatatatatatatatagtaatattttacaatttattttaattaaatactttaattaaacattatatattaattataatgaaataattgtacgtgtgttatttataaattttagatCGTACTGTAAAAGTATGGGACTTAAGAACCGGAATTGAGAATTTAACACTTAGTGGTCATCCAAATAATGTTGTCGCAGTTAAATATTCTGCATtacatcatttattatttagtgTCTCTGCAGCTTATGTTAAAGTGTGGGATTTGCGAGCTGGTAATACTTGCATAAAAACTCTTTTCTCATCAGGCCAAGCACAAAGTGGCCCAATTGCTTTATCGACTCCATCTAGAACACTACAAGTACCTGTGGGTGAAACGACGATCAATGATCTTGTATTAAGtttaaacgaaagagaattgTATACTGCATCTAGTGATAAAGTGAGAATATGGGATCTTCGTAAATTGACATATAATGGTAAATTAAGTACACCTCATACAGCAGCTGTTATGTGCTTAGCTGTTGGTGATGATGGTAGAGTAATAGCAGGCAGTAAAGATCATTTGATTTCTCTTGTTGAACCTAATACTTCTGGTCAATCTGTAAGTTTAGCCCCGCCACATTATGATGGAGTTCAATGTTTAGCTACAAGTGACAATACTCTATTTTCTGGTAActcttattattgtttattattattttatattatttaacattattatcttatatattaataacatttctaattaaaaactataatattataggtTCAAGAGATATGTGTATTAAAAGATGGGATTTAGGTAGAATGGAATTAGTTCAATCATTAAATAATGCACACAAAGATTGGATCCTAGGATTGTGTATAATAAACGATGGTTCTATCATGGTGTCAGGATGTCGTGGTGGTGTTTTGAAAGCATGGTCAGTTCCCAAAGATCAAACAGGAGAATGTACTTCTATTGGCGAAGTTCGAGCACATGGATCTGCAATTAATGCAGTCACAACAAATCAACAACACATTTTTACTGCTAGCAAGTGagttcaatatatttatatctattttattttcattgctGCACCCTAAGCACTGAtcacattttataaatattctgcACCATTGAATATAAAGGCAGatgttgtattatttaaattacttgcaaataaataatttcacaaaAAATGTGCTTAGGTTCAGctcatttaataatatcttgaGTGAAATAACAACTTGGATGTTGATTGCAGCTCTGGAGAGGTGAAGCTGTGGCGTATTCCTGATTCCTCTTTAACTATGTCTATTTCCACAGTTTCTCTTTAACTTACTTTATTTTTGTGCTGCttgttattgttttctttattttttattgatatggtaatacacatattttatggcatttaaaatgtttccatgattatcataaaaaaatttgagcATATTGCATAAATTTGAAtggtttctattttttatttatttatttatttatttatttatttatttagtagcATCTTTTGTCTTGCTAATAGTCACTGGCTTTTTtatgcatacacatacgtatatacatgcactttattttaaatatcatcgataatattaaaaaattcgtaaataaattgtatatttaatatttgttttatataactttaaatagaaaataacaaaaacatatatttgtCTCGATTACGCGGTAAATGTGCTATGataattctatattaaaatgtattaatcttaatatttattcaaatattgtatattcaaAATACACATTGGAAATAAGCATTGATTTTGCACATCATTAATTCTAAAGAGAACACTTCCAAGTTGATGATAATTCACCCAAGTTTTGTAAATTCATTGTGTGTAATGGTTTATTGTCTCTAAAACATGTATTATGCCTAATGGAAAtggaaatttaatttgatttttattactttgctTCTATGTGGTACTTTGCATGGTTACCGTGTCAACGCAAAGTGATGGAACTGTGAGATTGTGGAGCTACTATAAGAGAGATGCAAGAACTTTCCAAAGAAGCAATTCACTAAAAAGTTAACACTTTAATATAAtcagttatatttattttatattgtaggcgactttaatctaatttattattatatagcaatatataattatagcaATCGCAAGCAactaaaacaattaaaataatacagttcacataaaaaagaaatgtgctttttttattgttcagTAATGctgcttttattttatatttactgttCGCATAAATTTTTAGACATTTTTAgatctgataaaaaaattttaaaacgtGTTCTACTCAAATagaattttgtttgatttactatatgcattttattagagaaaaagtatgacctatataaaatctttgcTATTTGTATAGTTCATTCTGCCAAATGCTACAAAATAGGCAAACTGCAAACTAAGcataatgttataatatgcctaaaagtaaaattaataacattatctAATAAGAATAGTTTGGTATTATCtagcatttattttattatgaacaTTAGGGtggtaataattataatatttatttttagtacAAACAATAATTGTTGGTTAATACTGTACAGTCTGAGATCTTTGTAGGTCCCATGTACTCGATATTGTCAGGGTTGGCTgttattcaattttcttctaaaaattaaaaaaacagtATTATACCTTAAGccttacattttttaaatatatttgcaataacaaaagagaaaataaatggaatgTTATAATAcatgcattttttattactttaaacttaatataaaatattctatgtacctcttcttttttttgtgtgcTGTAAGTGACTCTTGACCACTGTCATCTGCACTTTCATCTTCAGATTGACTagtactactgctactgcttGAAGAACTACTCGAAGATCCACTTGATGAATCACTGGCTACTCCTGTATCTTCTTTTACATCTATTGTTTCTGCAAGTGCTGCAAGTTCCGGTTCTTTATCCCTGAGTACTTTTAACCACTTACGTGATAATTTTGGCCTTCCACGTatctaaaaagataataacgaaatatattttttatatttatataatttaatgtatatgtTGTAAAGAACGAATGAAGCGTATTCATTGTTATTGTACCGTTTTGTGCCATACAACTGGAAAATTGGTACGAGAACAGAAATTTTGAGTAACTGCAATAGTTTCATCTAAATTCAGTACAACATGCCACCAACCACCTGGTACAAAAACTGTTTCACCAGGATTTTGTAAAATCTCTATTGGCAAGCAATCTTGAGGCCACGTAGGTAATTTTGTACGTGGATAAATAACAGAAAACCATGTTATAGCTTCATCTCTCTGTTTTCCACCTTCAGCTGCAGTTACTTTTAGAAGCTCACGTGGAGTATTGGTAGGGAAGAGGCACCAACGCTTATGACCCGAAATCAGTGCATTCCATGCACTAGTTCCTAATGGATCTATATGAATACCTGTGCctattacatataaatgattttgtcATATCCGTtcatacattaataatatttttatatagtacataCCAGATCTAGCAGGCCCCATAACAAACCACCGATACGGTGGTCTACGATGTTCACCCGCATGTTGGAAAAGATCATCacgaaaatattttggaaTAACATAATCTTCTAATAACTTTTTCCGTCTTGGATGTTCTCCAAACGAACTATCAAAGATATACAAAGGAGAATCGTCTTCATTGTTGAGCATATATCGTACATAGtacttcattttcatcttAACACTATATCCTTCATTATCTTCTCCACATTTAAACTTTTGGTTTCTGTACTTTTTTACTAACCTCTGCATGCCGACAGAATATTATTGGAGTAAGTCTAAGTACaagttaatatttgtttacgatataaaatttatttattttttttaaagattaccTCTATAGTCCATTTATGTTGGGCTTTCCAACCATTTTGAACACCTTGTATTATCACAGGTTTATAAggtttctcatatttttcaataaattcttCTGTAATTACTATAGATTCATCTATGCGTTCTACATTATCTTGGAAATTCCAAAAAGTTTCAAACTTTTTGCTATATCCATGCTGAGTCCAAGCTACTTTATCTCCAAgttctaaagaaatattaatgtattaaacaatattatattatcatataaaatatgtgcTATACTTTTCTTATGTTTAGaagattaataaagaaaaatatatctttgaataaaaatatacttagcatagaaatgtaataaattacgatacattttttttatttgcttataaattgaattaaaaaaattacaaattatgaatatacataaccaggattgtattaattttaataattttagaagATTCAGTATTACATCATCCCCAAGGTCTTAATAGCATAGATTTATCTCAACGTTATTAACGatttttacgtttcatttttaaaatatgttgAGAGCAAATACACTTCATTTGCTTCAACTTGAATAACACATACAAAGCAGAAAATATGAGGAGATTTGTAGAAAACATACTTCTGACATATTAATAAGTAGGTTAGAAATTCGATTGTAAAACTTATTCACCTGGTCTagcttttcttttaacttccTTAATCCTTTTCTTAGCACGATGATCCAACTTGAATTCCTCCGTCATGACAACTACTATAATAtcctattaattattctaattacaATACAAGTATTTACAACGTACACTTGAAAAATCCTACGCTACACTGTCGTGTGCTCAATGATAACCGCGACTTTTAGTTCCTTTTATTCCCGTGAGGCGTGTCAAAACATTAGTCGATATTTTCAGATCGCTACAGTACAAAGCGTTTATACAAGTATAGCTCGATCATCGAAGCTAAATCTTTAACGTTTCTCCTacgcaaataaatataactttgTCAAATGTTAATGGCTTtatatttgttctctttttaattagcGCAGTTACGTTAACATGATTACTCTTgcgaaaatgtttaatattgtATAGCGTATACACTTGGAATTATAAGAGGCGTTGACAATCGCACCTGAACGGCCTACGTGACAAATATCACGTTCATGTGCCATATGTACGATActtttaaaaaggaagaaaccaCACCTGCTCGGATATTAGTAAAAGCATATCTGGTGTGGTTGTATGTaagaaaatatgttattacacttaaaaaaagaaaaaataaaaaaagagacttttaataagattataactataaaactgttaataaattttaaatattttcgataaaaagtaatgcgtcctttcgaaataaaagattaattaatagaaaatcgtTATTGAACTATTATGTGTACGCAAAAAAGACAGACGAttgaaggaaaacaaaaagatgcCTAATTCGGTATGTCTCGACGACGATAGTCGACACGACAAGTCTGGCGTAAGTATATGATCAGAAGTTCAACGGTTCGATTCGGCGCATGCGCCAGTACAGAAGAAGCTCGCGTAGTGACGAaacagaaagaggagaagaggagaaaaggaggagagaaaaagaaaaaaaggaggagaggagTCGAGCGCGCATACGGCGTGATACGGCACGACACGGTGCGGCGCGACACGCACGAcggtgtatgtatgtacaagaggaagaagagacaCGACGCCATGTTTTGATGTCGTCATACCCCCCCTTCTTAAAGCTCTGTCTCTTGCATAGTATGATAGTCGGTCGTGTCAgtgttttttatcgtttactcAGCATAAGTGTGTGCtgctaacatttttttcttttcatttttattcatctatctctgtctctttatccttcttttttcccattCTCTTTGGAGGTGCCTCCTCGTGATCGATCGTCAAGGACATAAGATTGCATAGAACGTGTGCGCGACTAACCGCCGACATTCATCCTCGTGGCTTTTCCGTACTCGTCGTCTCGTGCTATTAGTGCTGCCGAGTGGTGCTACTTTTGCTAGCAGCGGTAGAGTAGTGAGTAATGTGTGACGTATAATGTAGTGGTGGGTTTTGATGGTatggtgctgctgctgctgctgctgctactgctgctgctgccccTATAGCAACTGCTGTTGCTAGTGCTGTTGATGAGTGTTTGTGTGGAGGCGCCCGTGTCTCCTCCGTATCCTTTTTCATGTCCTCCGGGGTAGTAGCACCAGTAGAGAGGGGGGGGTTTGCGAGCGTCGTCTACGTGGTGCTGGTGTCCTAGTGCGGGAACAAGCCGATATATCCCCTTCTTCAAGGGGACAACGGCCAACGGCGGCCGTTTTCATTGTTGTTGCGATTACGTCACGCGAACGTGAGCCTCACTTTTTTTCTGAGGTTTCCACCGTCGTTGCCACCGTAGCCGTCGCCGTTGCGTTTTCTTTGCCTGAGGAAGGAAGTAGGAAGTAGAGGTGGAGGAAGGGAATAAAGAGGGAGGAGGTGGGGGAGGAGGCGGAGGCggaggagggagaggaagaggaagaggaggacgaagacgacCAAGAAGACGACATCGACGACGGTGACGCGGACGACAAGAGAaacgaggaggacgaggaagaagaggaagacggGTCGCCGCGTAAAATGGAGCTGCGCCTGCACTCACCAGCCGGAGCAGAACCGATCGTTTATCAGTGGCCCCTCACCTCCGGATCAGGATCCGTGAGTGAACGCGCTCTTTCTCCTGAGACACAAAGATACATGTTTGCCACTTCGTCGCATTTCGCATCGGACAATGCGCGCTTTCTGGGATTCGGTTTCCATCCTTTAACGACGATTTTCACAGCTGATTGTATGACTCTCGAGTTACGAACTGTATATTACTTCTTTGCTTACATTATCATAATCCGTTACTCTATGCAAGACGAgtctttgaaatctttttttttttttttcgattgcgCGACCAAGAGATGTctgtattttaattaactgGTATCACGAtagattagaatttattaaagctccaaattattatcatattttagcTTAGTTATTCGTAGAAGGAAACATAATATTGTTCTACAGGATATTGATATCATTTTAACATTGCATTACTTTAATTGTTATGTATATGACAATTTATAAGTAAGTCAACAAATGTAGTTTCAAGCAGAAGCATATATTTACAATCATaagcaaattttttaaaagtgtATTTCATAATGATGGGTATCAATGTGAAGTAGAGGGTTTCTGTTTATgacattttataaatcttgtTTGGTTTTtggcattttttctttcttttccatttatgATTACAACATTTTAAATCATCAAGTATTgtcaattttctaatataagaCCTATTTATTAGTTACATCTTTATGTAATGCAGACATCTAGATACTTACAGTACTTTGTATCtcaattaaattatcttaACTGTTATTTCGAATTGCAGGATCGCCATGATGGAGCATTAGATGTTGTAGAAACAATGAGATGGGTTTGTGAAGATTTACCTGACTTAAAATTaccattagaaaataatattctttgcGATTATGATACAAGAGATTATGAAAGTATGAAAAATTTGTGTGATAGATTTAATAGAGCTATTGACAGCTTGGTACAACTGGtaagtatttaaattttacgCAATTATAATGttctatataatacattatcatttatttaattctttatagGAGAAAGGCACCAGTTTACCATCacaaagattaaataaacGTCCAAGTAGAGGTTTACTTCGGCATATACTTCAACAAACATATAATCAAGCTGTAGTTGAGCCTGACAAGTTAAATCAGTATGAACCCTTTTCACCCGAGGTTTATGGAGAAACAAGCTACGAACTAGTATGTCAAATGATCGATCAGATTGATGTGACCGAAGATGATGTTTTTGTCGATTTAGGATCTGGAGTTGGACAAGTAGTTCTTCAAATGGCAGCAGCAACTTTATGTAAGATTTGTATTGGTGTTGAGAGGGCTGATGTACCTTCGAGATATGCACAGGTAGTACGAGTAAATCCCATTTCTTGAAACAGCTGTagagattaaattaattttaacaatatatcTTAATGATTTGTGTATAGAgtatggaaataaattttcgaaaatggtTAAATTGGTATGGAAAAAGATGTGGAGAATATCGTTTGGTGAAAGGTGATTTTCTAGCAGATGAGCATCGCGAGAGCATTACTGGTGCTACAAttgtatttgttaataattttgctTTTGGGCCAACCGTAGACCATCAGTTAAAGGAAAGATTTGCTGATTTACGAGATGGCGCGCGGATAGTATCCTCAAAGTCGTTTTGTCCCCTAAATTTTCGAATAACAGATCGAAATCTTAGTGGTAATTTGTTGCTTCTTTGAATTATACAGATAGTTCGTTTatttgtgaaaaatataatataattaaattaattttattcacaGATATTGGTACCATAATGCATGTATCCGAAATGTCACCACTCAAAGGTTCGGTTTCATGGACTGGCAAGCCAGTGTCCTATTATTTGCATGTAATTGATAGAACTAAATTGGAACGCTATTTccatcgtttaaaaaataataagcaaGGTGGCTTAGATGAAAACTCTGATTCTGTGATAAATAACACTGCCAGCAATAGTAGTAAGATTTCTAATAGAGGTGAAAGAAGTGACAGAGCCAAAAGAGATCTTTCCAGACAGTTAGATAGTCCTAATCATTCAGAACAGCAAGGAACAAATAGCGATTCTGATatggatgaaaataatataaaaaatcgtcGACAATCAACTAAAATTCGTAGAAAACTAAACAGAAAAAGTGCAAATGGTATATCAAGACCTCCTCCTAGAGGAagacaaagaggaagaggtgTGAAAAAGTCTAGACCCAAGAAAGCTATAAATATATCTGGACTCGATTTATTGCATAGTCAAACATTATTAAGTACATCTCCACAAGCTCTTGGGAAAAAACCACCTCCTGCGCCAGGTTGTGTGGATCAACAACTGTCTTCTTTATCCCTTTCTTTACAATCTCATTCCACCTCTGTGCACGAAGAACTCAGTATACCACCTGCTCCGTCCGCGACTCCATATGCTCTACAAATACTTTTGGATTTATACaggtatattcttttattatgatATGTATTTGGTGTAAGGTGTatcataatatacaatataatttgttatttataggGACCAATTCATGCTTATGTTAGAATCTATGAGAACTCCTACCTACAGAGTATCTGTTAATACAGATATAGTaaaggagagggaaagaaattCTAAACTACAGTCAAGAGCAGCACAAttggaaaaacaaataaaagtattGATTGATGATAGTGTAGCGCTTTTAAAAGCCAGGATGACTGAATTAGGCATAAATGCTACTTCCCCTGGAGATCTTTTAGCAAAAGCTAAAGAAATAGTACTTAGACACAAACAATTACAAGCTAAAGCAAGTAAACTACAAGCTCAAGTAGCATCTATGGAATCGGAACAAACGAGATTAACAGCGCTTAGACACCaagaattacaagaaaaatacaatGGTCACACAAATGGAGTATCTAATGCACCACAACCACTTACTCAAgattatatattgaaagaaatatctgCTACATTATCGCAACGCAAGAGATTGCATTCACAGGTATACATGTTTTGTACCATTTTCACGTGATCATCTTTTAATTCGAGTCACTTAATTCTTTCGCTCTAAAGTACATATACTGTGGATGCCTTAAACAATTGATTATCAAAGCGACTAACTCcacttttagaattttttaaaattttactaTCAAAGTACTTGATTggctttactttttatatttaagtaaatttctttaataattatgttcAATACTACTAAATGACAAAACCTTGTACGGTAgtagattaataaataattaataaataatttactatttaattattaattattattaactttaaattttgttatattttatgttcatgtttatatttatgtttatgttTGTTTGTGTATAGAACTTTATCTGTGTTgcatatttgaatatatattttaaaagagatttaaaaacaatgtatttaaatttatcaattttctttgttttttattttgtggAGTTAATCACTTTGGCAAATGAATGACTGATACGAGAGAGacgatgataaattaaaaaataaatctcaaATTCAAACGATGTCCTATTAAAACgtattttccatctctttatgtaaataatttggtaaaataaaaaataattaaattcaaaaatttgtaatatgcAAGATAAAAGACTATAGTCAGTACCGATGTTGAATTATGTATCGCACCatgttttgaaatttttcacacaacattattgattatattaattattttgttatttttttatgtttttataattttatcattctataattaaaaatatcatatgtaagttaaaaataagaatatattaaaataaatgtatatatgttgttGTAAACTTCATCATAAAATTCGGAGAACAGAAACCGCTATCCTACGTTCTCACCAATTTGTACGTCTGTATATCAGTGTCGAGTGGTCAGCAAAGCATCCTGAAGTACACCGGTAACATTTTTCTCATAAGTGCGCCCGAGCGAAAGGATTGTATTTATCTGCCGACCACGCGAATTGTGTTTAACTATACGCTTCTCATCGTGCATTCTTTGCAAATGGCGTGATGTAATATCCTTAAATGGAAGTACTTACAAAACATACAAGTAgctttcaataataaaatataattgttatttcatatttcatacaAGATTGTAGACGTAGTCTTGCCAAGTAAATTGGGAGATCATTTCGATTGATCTCGCAgcaatatattgaaaaattgaaacgaaaaaattccccccccccccccccccccccccccgaTCGGTGGTATAGCATGTTTCGAAATAAGATGACCTTCTTGATTAATTGGCAACATGTTAAGAATTGTTTACCTAAATTAGaagtaaatctttttattctagGTGTCTAAACTGGAGCATGAATTGAATGTATTAGAAAGAGCTAGTAATGAAAAACAAGTGGCTGCTATTGCTCAGCAACAAAGAGATGCAATTAACAATAAACATTGTCAAAGTCAGCATCATCAGCAAAATGGGAAAAACGGGTCTGCAcggaaaaatagagaaggacGTTCAAGATCTCAGGAGTGGCCTGATGTCCCAGACATTGGCAagatacaagaaaataatccTGAAATTTTAGCACAGAAAATTTTAGAAACTGGGAGACAGATAGAAGCTGGTCGAATTCTAAATAGacaaaattctaatattaataataattctagaACTAGACTGCCTCAAGCATCTCTTAGTTTTTCTACATCGTCATGTATTTCGTCATCACAATCATATTCGGGTATTAAAGATATGGCAAACAGAACACAAGAACCACCTAGGGTAGCTAATTTTGAAGATagattaaaaagtataattacaAGTGTATTAAACGAAGATCAACAAAATCGTAGTAAACAGCAACAGATGCAGTTACAAGTGCAACTGCATCATTCTGATACAGATAAAAAGCGAGGTGTGTTACCGCAAAATGTTTCTACTCCAGATTATACACAGGTAATTCGAATAATATCACTTCGTATTCGCTATTACGTGAAATgcaactttttttatatctgaaATCTCAATACTtagtaagaaaattttaattgaaggTTTCTCCTGCAAAGCTTGCACTTCGACGTCATCTATCTCAAGAACGTCTCTCTTCGCATTTAACTCCATCTGATAGATCGGCAATTGATTCTAGGCAATCTGGTCACGATAATCGTATTATAGCTGGTGGTAGTGGATTGCTTGGAACTAGAACAATTGGTGATCTTGTGAgtggagagatagagagaacattagaaatatctaatcaaacgataataaatgcAGCAGTTGACATGAGTGCAATGATGAGGCCAGAAACTGTCTATTCTCCTATTAGCCGACCAGCTAGTGCAGAAGGTGATGCTGGTTTATCAACTCTTGCACATGTTGCTAGCTATGCACCTACATCAGTAACAACTGCTACGTCTACTCCTGCTAGTACTTCCAGATCATCTGTATTATTTACGCCTGTTACACAGCCACAaaggtaatatttatatttaattaatttttggagaatataatttttaatgttacaATGTTACAGATATACACCTGTACAATTACCACGAGCAGATATTAAACCCTATCACGAATCTTATTTTTCTGACAATCCTTCGCAATCGCTTAcgcattctcattctctttcatctGCATCCATACATTCATCCCAAACATCTTCAAATGGTGAACTCTTACCAGTAGAAGGACTGGCCGCATCTTTACATGCCCGCATTTTGAATAATCATAATGGCACTAATAAAACTGATCAAGTGCTGCCCATTGCTAGAAGGTACAGTAAAATAATAGCTAACAGATGATGAATGTTTTAGGCTATATATaagttttttataaatgtgtgtgtgtgcgcgcgcgcgcgtatacatatatacatacattatacgtattacatacacatacacacatatattttctgaaaCATGCATTGTGTCTGTTAGATTTCAGCCATATCCTCGATACGCAAATAACAGTAATAGCAACAACAATACTAGTACAAATGGTAGTATGACCACAATTTGCCAGTCACAACCTGCAGTATCTGTGAAAACAGAAGCAGTCATATCGACAGTAAGCACAAGTGGTGCTCCTTTAAGTCCTCTCGTAGAACCACATTCCAATACTTCAACTCCTTTGGTTGATGAACCTCAAATGACAACACAAAGACAGCGAAATGGTATTGGTGATGATGgtacgtaaatatttattactatttatatattttt is a genomic window containing:
- the LOC122636599 gene encoding histone-lysine N-methyltransferase, H3 lysine-79 specific-like isoform X2: MELRLHSPAGAEPIVYQWPLTSGSGSDRHDGALDVVETMRWVCEDLPDLKLPLENNILCDYDTRDYESMKNLCDRFNRAIDSLVQLEKGTSLPSQRLNKRPSRGLLRHILQQTYNQAVVEPDKLNQYEPFSPEVYGETSYELVCQMIDQIDVTEDDVFVDLGSGVGQVVLQMAAATLCKICIGVERADVPSRYAQSMEINFRKWLNWYGKRCGEYRLVKGDFLADEHRESITGATIVFVNNFAFGPTVDHQLKERFADLRDGARIVSSKSFCPLNFRITDRNLSDIGTIMHVSEMSPLKGSVSWTGKPVSYYLHVIDRTKLERYFHRLKNNKQGGLDENSDSVINNTASNSSKISNRGERSDRAKRDLSRQLDSPNHSEQQGTNSDSDMDENNIKNRRQSTKIRRKLNRKSANGISRPPPRGRQRGRGVKKSRPKKAINISGLDLLHSQTLLSTSPQALGKKPPPAPGCVDQQLSSLSLSLQSHSTSVHEELSIPPAPSATPYALQILLDLYRDQFMLMLESMRTPTYRVSVNTDIVKERERNSKLQSRAAQLEKQIKVLIDDSVALLKARMTELGINATSPGDLLAKAKEIVLRHKQLQAKASKLQAQVASMESEQTRLTALRHQELQEKYNGHTNGVSNAPQPLTQDYILKEISATLSQRKRLHSQVSKLEHELNVLERASNEKQVAAIAQQQRDAINNKHCQSQHHQQNGKNGSARKNREGRSRSQEWPDVPDIGKIQENNPEILAQKILETGRQIEAGRILNRQNSNINNNSRTRLPQASLSFSTSSCISSSQSYSGIKDMANRTQEPPRVANFEDRLKSIITSVLNEDQQNRSKQQQMQLQVQLHHSDTDKKRGVLPQNVSTPDYTQVSPAKLALRRHLSQERLSSHLTPSDRSAIDSRQSGHDNRIIAGGSGLLGTRTIGDLVSGEIERTLEISNQTIINAAVDMSAMMRPETVYSPISRPASAEGDAGLSTLAHVASYAPTSVTTATSTPASTSRSSVLFTPVTQPQRYTPVQLPRADIKPYHESYFSDNPSQSLTHSHSLSSASIHSSQTSSNGELLPVEGLAASLHARILNNHNGTNKTDQVLPIARRFQPYPRYANNSNSNNNTSTNGSMTTICQSQPAVSVKTEAVISTVSTSGAPLSPLVEPHSNTSTPLVDEPQMTTQRQRNGIGDDDGEADWQDRISSGFDRLVAFASTELDKRRRSTEGVNTSPDSGLGSDSTATGPPPVVPSPDEALGPPRTPSPTSPRPANPNNEIGIILEVPVNFVLKEKIGTGIILDSGLQTMNKLN